The segment GAGCGGGTGACTTCATCGATCAGCACGCGCACGGTCTTGCCGACCTTCGCTTGCAGGCGCTTGCGAGAAATCTCTTCCTGCAGCAGCATGACGCGGCCGCGGCGCTCTTCGCGCAGCTCTTCCGGCACGGGGTTGGCGATTTCGTTCGCGGTCGCGCCTTCCACAGGAGAGTACGCGAAGCAGCCCAGGCGGTCGATCTGCGCTTCCTTGAGGAAATCAAGCAGGTACTCGAATTCCGCTTCCGTTTCGCCTGGGAAACCGGCGATGAAGGTCGAGCGGATGGTCAGGTCCGGGTTGATGGCGCGCCAGGCCTGGATGCGGTCGAGGTTTTTCTCGCCGCTGGCCGGGCGCTTCATGCGCTTCAGGACGTCAGGATGCGCATGCTGCATCGGAATGTCGAGGTACGGCAGGATGTGGCCGCCGCTCATCATCGGGATGATCTGGTCCACGTGCGGGTACGGATACACATAGTGCAAGCGCACCCAGGCGCCGTAGGACTTGGCCAGCTCGCCCAGCGCTTCCGTCAGCTGCGTCATGTGGGTTTTCACGGGACGGCCATTCCAGAAGCCGGAGCGGAATTTCACGTCCACGCCATACGCCGACGTATCTTGCGAAATGACCAGCAATTCCTTGACGCCGGACTTGAACAGGTTTTCCGCTTCCATCATCAGTTCGCCGATCGGACGCGAGACGAGGTCGCCGCGCATGGACGGGATGATGCAGAAGCTGCAGCGGTGGTTGCAGCCTTCGGAAATTTTCAGGTAGGCATAGTGCTTCGGCGTCAGCTTGACGCCTTGCGGCGGCACCAGGTCGAGGAAAGGCGCATGCGGCTTCGGCAGGTGCAAGTGGACGGAATCCATCACTTCGGCCAAGGCGTGCGGACCCGTGACGGACAGCACTTTCGGATGCACCTTCATGATGATGTCGTCGCCGGCAGCATCTTTCTTGGCGCCCAGGCAGCCGGTCACGATCACTTTGCCATTTTCAGCCAGCGCTTCGCCGATGGCGTCCAGCGACTCTTGCACGGCAGCATCGATAAAACCGCAGGTATTGACGATCACCAGATCGGCGCCAGCATAGGATTTCGCCGTTTCGTAGCCTTCGGCGCGCAGTTGGGTCAGGATTTGTTCGGAGTCGACCAGCGCTTTCGGGCAGCCGAGCGAGACAAAGCCCACTTTCGGCGCCGCACCTGGCATGGCCAGCATGGCCTCGGGCTGGGCGGAAGGAACGGGAATACGGTGAATTTCAGACATGGTTGGCAGCTAATAAAATGGTGAGGCGAATCGGCTATTGTACCCCGAGCCGCCCCATGCTGTCAGGGCCGGCTTCTTTTGCTGGCGCATCTGCAACGCTGCAACTGCCGTTTTGTTCCGGCCACTGCCATCGAAGCAGTGGCCGAACAAGCTCCCACCATGCATCATCGGTATCAAGAAATTAAAAATAATGCCTTAGGGAAATTAATGGTCTGACATATAATTGTTTTTTAAAAAACTAAATCAATTCCATGTCTTTTTCCTTTTCCAATCTGAAAGCGCGACGCCTGGCTGTCGCGGCTTGCGGCATGTCTGTATTGCTGCTGAGCGGCTGCGTCGTCAACACGTCGGTCGTTGACCCACTGAAAATGAGCGCACAATCGGGAGAGACCCCGGTGGTGGTCAGCATCACGTCGAACACCAAAGATATTTACGGATTCAATTCGATCAAGTTACGCCAGGTGGTGGCGGGCGAGCAGCGCAGTGATTTCAAGCTGGTCTCCGCAAACCTGGTGATGACAAAGGTCGAGAGCGCGATGGCAGGGGATACCTCCCTGTTTATTGGCACCCTGCCCCCTGGCGAATATGAGTTTGTCGAACTGATCGACACCCGGGCCAACAAGCTCTTGCATGTGTACTCGACCATCGTAGGAAGCTTCAAAATCGGAACGGGAAAATCGGCGGATCTGGGTCGGCTGATTGTGACACGCGGCGATTTCGGCGTGCAATACGGTCGCAGCGCGCAGGTGGTATCCAATGCGGAATTGATCCAGCGCTTTGCCCCCGACTACAGCAAGCTATTCGGCGCCGCTGCCAGCCTGGGCTGGAGCACCCCGCACCACGCGCAGGACAATGTCGAGCAATTTGCCCGCGCCCACCCGGCCGGGGCCGAGTGCGCCACCGAAATGCCCGATGGTCGGGTGGCTGCCGCCAGCCGCATGGGCGCCGTCCTGATGCGCTCGACGCAAGGCCAATGGAAGATCATCAATGCCCCATCGGTGGAGTCGCTGTCTTGCGTGTTCCCCGTAGACCTGCCGAATGCCGAGTTGATCGCGGTAGGCGAATCCGGCTCCCTGCTGCGCAAGGCGCGTGACAGTGACGAGCTGTTTCCTGTCGACACAGGCAACCTGCCGCCCGGCAACCTGCTGCGCATCGGTGGCAACCCCAAGGATGGCTGGTACGTGATGCATCGCAAGGGAGACGCATTGAACATTTTCCATGCGAATCAACTGGACGCTGGCGACTGGCGCTCCGTGCACCGTTCCACCTTGCCCGGCTCGTGGCTGCACGGCCCGGGCTTGTTATGGACATGGCAAGACGCGGGCCACATCGGCTATGCGCTGGAAAGCGGCGTGATCGGCGAATTCGATTACAGCACGGGCAAGTTGACCGAGCGCTTTAGCCCGCACAAGAAAAGCTTGACAGAGTTTATCCATCAAGCCAATGGCACGCAAAGCGTTCTGGTAGCGGCTGGTCTGGGAGGACGGTTTCCGGACGCCTATGTTTCACGGGATCGTGGCCAGAACTGGACACCTGTCGTGTCGCCATTCAAAGTCCTGATGTCGCCCGTGGCACCCCTCAATGACGGCAGATTGCTGATGGAGGCCGGCATGTATAACGAGGGCGCACTGCTGGTCAGTAGCGACGAAGGTAAAACCTGGGGACCGTATGCGCCATACACACTGCGCCACGCCCCATTGATTTTCCCCTCCGGCCTGGCTCTCAGCATTCAGGAAGATTTCAAGGGTAACGTCAGCATTTACAGCTCCATGGATAATGCCAGGAAATGGAAGCTCGAGCATTCAAACCAGGATCTGCTCTCCACGCTGCAACAGCTGAAACGATAGGCGCTTCCGCACTCGCCATCGACAGCAGCCGGCATGGCACCCGCAAAGCACAACGGCACAGGAGTTCCCGTGCCGTTGCGTGGACCGCATGGGCTGCGGCTTATTTTTTGTCCGTCGGCGGAACCGGCGGCACAAACGGGAAGGTGCCGAACAGATTCTTGCTCTGGTTCTGCATCTGTTCCTGCATCTGCACGAACAGGCTCTTGCTCTGGTCGATGTAGTTGTTCATCATGCCTTGCATCATCGGGCCCTGGACATTCATGAACTGGGTCCACATTTCCGGGCTGAATGGCTTGCCTTCGAAGCTGCCGGCCGACGTGCCCGTGAACTTGTGCTGGATATCGGTGAACGCTTGCACGTTCTTTTCCAGGTAGGATCCCATCATGCCCTGCATGGCGTGGCCATAGTAGCGGATGATCTGCGACAACACGCTGCTCGAGAACATGGGCGCGCCGTTCGCTTCCTCTTCCAAAATGATTTGCAGCAAAATGCTGCGCGTCAAATCTTCATTGGATTTGGCATCGACGACGGTAAACACTTCATTGTCCAACACCAGCTGCTTGACGTCCGTCAAGGTGATGTAGGAACTGGTTTGCGTGTCGTACAGACGGCGGTTGGGATATTTTTTAATCAGGCGGTCTATACTTTTTTTTGCACTACTCATCACAAGTTCCACTTATTGCGCCGCAGCGCATACTGAGTTGATTCGAAAAAAAAGCGAACCAGGGTCCGCTTTCGCACCTGCCTACTTTTTGCATTATAGAGGGGAAAACAACTCCATTGCACATCAGGGTAGTAGATTCCCTTATTTATTGCAACGCAACTAAAAGTAGATTCCTGACCAGACCGGAGATTACGCCGGCCTCGTCAGCAAAAACGCTTTGTAAATTAATCCGCCCTGACTTTAACATACCGCCCCGGTGCCGCCTCGATAGCCGCGTGGCGCTTGTTGCCCGGCTTGCCTGGCGCCTTCACCTGGGCGCCGCCGTGTTCGGCCAGGAACGCCGCCCATTCGGGCCACCAGCTGCCCACGTGTTCGGTCGCGCCTTCCATCCATTGCTCGGCGCTCAAGGGCTTGGCTTTCGCCGTGCGGGGCTGGTCGTTGCTCCAGTAACTGCGCTTTTTCTTCGAGGCAGGATTGATCACGCCGGCGATATGGCCCGACGCACCGAGGATGAAACGGTTGGCTTTCGGTTTTTTCGGGTTCAGCAAGGCCGTGCTGGCGTAAGCCGCGCCCCAGGGCACGATATGGTCTTCGCGCGAACCGTAGATGAAAGCGGGCGCGTCGATGCTGCTCAGGTCGACCTTTTCGCCCGCCACCGTCAGCTTGCCCGGCACTTTCAGGCTGTTTTCCAGGTAAGTGTTGCGCAGATACCAGCAGAACATGGGGCCCGGCAAGCCCGTGCCGTCGCCATTCCAGTACAGCAAGTCGAACGCGGGCGGCTCCTTGCCCTTCAGGTAATTCGACTGCACATAATTCCACACGAGATCGTTCGGCCGCAGGCTCGAGAAAGTGCTGCCCAGGTCGCGGCCCGTCATCAGGCCGCCCTTGGCCAGGGTCTGCTCGCGCAGCGCCACCTGCGGCTCGTCGATAAAGACGTCGAGCGCGCCCGTGTCGCAGAAATCGAGGAAAGTGGTCAGCAGGGTCAGGCTGGCGGCGGGATTCTCGCCGCGCGCCTTGAGCACGGCCAGCGCCGTCGAGACGATGGTACCGCCCACGCAAAAGCCGAACATATTGAGCTTGTCCTGACCGGAAATATCCTGCGTGACCTTGATGGCTTCGATCACGCCTTGCTCGACGTAATCGTCCCACGTCAGGTGCTGCATGCTCATGTCCGGATTGCGCCAGGACATGAGGAACACGGTATTGCCCTGCTCCACCGCGTAGCGCACGAGCGAATTTTCCGGCTGCAAGTCAAGGATATAGAACTTATTGATGCATGGCGGCACCATCAGCAGGGGACGCTGGTGTACCGTGGCAGTCGTCGGTGTGTACTGGATCAGCTGGAACAAGGCATTTTCAAACACCACCGTGCCCGGCGTGGTGGCCACGTTGCGGCCCACTTCGAAGGCCGATTCGTCGGATTGCGAGATGCGGCCCTTCTGCATGTCGGCCAGCATATTGCTGAGGCCCTTGGCCAGGCTTTCGCCCTTGGTCTCGATCAGGGTTTGCTGGGCGTCGGGATTGGTGGCAAGAAAATTGGCGGGCGACATGGCGTCGACGATTTGCTGCACGGCAAACGCAATCTTTTGCTTCTGGTGCGGCGTCGCTTCCACGGCGTCGGCCATGGCGCTGAGAAACTCCGCATTGAGCAGGTAGGCGGCCGCATTGAAGGCAGACAAAGGGCTGGCGTGCCAGGCGGGCGCGGCGAAGCGGCGGTCTTTCAGCTCCGGAGCCTTGCCGGCCATGAAGTCGGCCCACAAGCCCGTCAGCTTGGCCACGTAGGCATTTTTCAGTTGTTCGATCGCTTCCGGCTTGATGCTGGCGCCCGCATCCTGCAAAATGCCGGCAATCGGATTGCCCTGGGGGTGCGGTACCATGTTGAACCACGTCTTCCACTGCTCAGGATTGCTGATCTGCGCCATCCATTCTTTGGTCATCATTTGAGGATCGGGCATATTCATAGGGATATGTAAGTCCATTCAAGAATTAATAAATAATTACTTCCGGGCCACCTGCATGCAAACTTTTACTGACTGGCAATACCAATGATGCTCATGACCGCTGTTGCCTGGATCTATGTCGTCGGCCTCATGGCGCTGACGGAACCGTCCATCGTCGCCGGGGTAATGACCTTCGTGCTGTACTGCGTCATCCCCCTGTCCATCCTATTCTATCTGACGGGCTCGCGGCGACGCAAACGCAAGGCGGCGCGCATCGCGGAACTGAGAGCGGGCGCCCAAGCCTCAGCAGACGATAAAACAAAAACGGCAGACACATAAGTGTCTGCCGTGCGGATTATTTGCGCCAGATCAAGCTGGCCTGTCTTCCCGTGACGCCATCGCGCCGGTACGAGTAAAACTGCGCCGCATCGCTGACGGTGCAATATTCCCCTCCCGCCACTTGCGCCACGCCATCGCGCAACAGCAGGGTGCGCGCCAGCGCGTAGATATCGGCCAGGTACTTGCCCGGTCTGCCAGCGATGGCGGCGAAGGCCGCACTCAACACTTGCCGCTCGGCGTCGTCGCGCGCGCCGTCGCGGAACGCTTGCAGCACGTCCTGCCCCACTTCGAATTGCTGCGGACCAATCGCCGGCCCCAGCCAGGCGAGGATATCCGTCGCGCCCTGTGCCCGCATGGCTGCAACCGTGCGCTGCAAGACGCCATTGGCCAGTCCGCGCCAGCCCGCATGGGCCGCGCCGACGACGAGGCCATCGCTCGAACAAAACAGCACCGGCAGGCAATCGGCCGTCATCACCACGCACACGGCGCCAGGCAAGGCGGCGATGCTGGCATCGGCGTCCGGCACGCAGCCGTGCAAGCTGGCAGCATCGGCAACTGCCACACCATGCACCTGCGACAGCCAGGCCGGCTCGGCAGGCAAGATGGCCGCCAGCCGCGCCCGGTTGGCGGCCACGTACACAGGGTCGTCGCCCACGTGCGTGCCCAGGTTCAAGCCACCGCCGCCCTGCCCGTCACCGTACGGACCTTCACTGACACCGCCCGCGCGCACGGTCGCCAGCGCGCCCACGTTCGCGGGCAAGCCTGGCCAATGGGGAACAATGCAAGGCAACGGCGACGTCATCAGACCTGTTCCGGCTCGGGAATGCCGGCCGTGGCGATCAGTTGCGCGAAATCATCGGCCAGCGGCACGATCCATTCGCACGCTTCCAGGGTGCCCGGATGCACGAGACCCAGGCGACGCGCCTGCAGCGCCTGGCGCGAGAAGACGGATACCAGGTGCTGCTTGCCGTACACGTAATCGCCGACCAGAGCAAAGCCCAGATGCTGCATGTGCACGCGGATCTGGTGCGTGCGGCCTGTTTCCAGACGGCATTGCATCAGGCTCACGGGACGGCGGTCGAGTTCGCCGCTGCCGATCAATTCATAGTGCGTGATGGCGGGCTTGGCCGTAAAGTTTTCCGAGACGGCCATCTTGACCCGGTCGCGCGGGTGGCGCGCGATCGATGCGTCGATGGTGCCCGCCATTTTTGGCGTGCCCCACACGAGCGCGAAATACTCGCGCTTGACGGTGCGCGCCTGCAACTGGCGCACGAGGTCCGTTTGCGAGGCCAGGGTCTTGCCGACGACCATCAGGCCGCTCGTATCCTTGTCCAGGCGGTGCACGATGCCGGCGCGCGGCACGCCAGCCAGCTGCGGACAGTGGTGCAGCAAGCCGTTGAGCAAGGTGCCCGACCAGTTGCCGGGGCCCGGATGCACGACCAGTCCGGCCGGTTTGTTGATGACGATGATATGCTCATCTTCGTGCACGATGTTCAATTCCATCGCTTCCGGCTTAAAAGCCTCGTCTTCCGGCGCGCTTTGCGGCAGAATGACGATCTTCTCGTCGCCATAGGCGGTCATGTTGCGTTTGGCAACTTTTCCATCGACGGTCACGAAACCGGCTTCCAGCCACAATTGCAAGCGGCTGCGCGAGTATTGCGGCACCAGCTTGGAGATGACTTTATCGAGGCGGTGGCCGCAGGCGTCCGGCGTCAGTTCCAATGTAATCGGGGCCATTTCCTCGAAGACGTCGTCGGCGGCAAAATCGCCGTCAAACGCCTCTTCAGCGGCATGGTCAGAAAGGGAGTCAAACGCGGGGTCAGCCAAATTAGGCTTCGGAGTTAATATCACAGCATTCCCATCGGCTATAATCAGCCTATTGTAAAATCTTGGTTAAAACCTTCTTGCAAAACGTCATGCAAAAAAAATTATCGTTGGTAGTCGCTTCAGTCGTTCTGCTCGGCATGTCCGCTTGCAGCTTGTTGCCTGAAAAAGTGGATGAGACCAAAAACTGGTCCGTTACGAAATTATACTCGGAGGCGCGTGAAGAAATGGCCGGGCAGCACTATGAAGCTGCAATCGGCCTGTTCCAGAAGCTGGAGGCTAACTATCCTTTCGGCAACTATGCTCTGCAAGCGCAGATGGAGATCGCTTACGCGTATTATAAGTCGGGAGACCAGGCGCAGGCACTGGCTGCCGTCGAACGCTTCATCAAGTTGCATCCGAACCACGCCAATGTCGACTATATGTACTACTTGCGTGGCCTGATCAGCTTTAACGACCAGATCAGCTTCCTGAACTTCCTGTACGAGCAAGATCCGACCGAGCGCGATCCGAAAGCCACGCGCGAAGCGTTTGCCGCCTTCAAGCAACTGGTCGACAAGTTCCCGAACAGTAAATACGCGCCCGATTCGCTGGCCCGCATGAACTATCTGATCGATGCGATGGCGAAATACGAAGTGCACGTGGCGCGCTATTACTACCGCCGCGGCGCCTACCTGGCCGCCGCCAACCGCGCGCAAACGACGATCAGCGACTTTTCCGCCTCGCCGGCCATCGAAGAAGCGCTGTTCATCATGTACCGCTCGTATGACAAGCTGGGTTTGACCGACTTGCGCGACGACGCCTTGCGCGTGCTGACCAAGAACTATCCGAACACGGCATTCCTCAGCCCGGAAGGGGTGAACAAGGAACGCAAGTGGTGGAAATTCTGGCAGTAAGCTGCAATAAAAAACCGGGCTAGCCCGGTTTTTTCTTAGCCCAACGGCAAAATCCGGGGTCGTACCCTGAGGGTACGACCCCAGCATTTGCTTTAGGGTTACTCTCCGACCTTGCGCCGAAACACCCAGTTAGTATCGTTCGACGCCTCCGGCACATACGCGTAGCCGTCGACGTCAAACTGCTTCAGCTGCTGCGGATCGCGGATCTGATTGACGGCCGCATAGCGGGCCAGCATGCCGCGCGCGCGCTTGGCGTAGAACGAGATGATTTTATATTTGCCATTCTTCCAGTCCTCGAACACGGGCGCGATGACGGGTACGTCCAGCTGGCGCGGCTTGACGGATTTGAAATATTCTTCGGACGCCAGGTTGACCAGCACTTTCGCACC is part of the Janthinobacterium sp. 67 genome and harbors:
- a CDS encoding RluA family pseudouridine synthase, with the protein product MADPAFDSLSDHAAEEAFDGDFAADDVFEEMAPITLELTPDACGHRLDKVISKLVPQYSRSRLQLWLEAGFVTVDGKVAKRNMTAYGDEKIVILPQSAPEDEAFKPEAMELNIVHEDEHIIVINKPAGLVVHPGPGNWSGTLLNGLLHHCPQLAGVPRAGIVHRLDKDTSGLMVVGKTLASQTDLVRQLQARTVKREYFALVWGTPKMAGTIDASIARHPRDRVKMAVSENFTAKPAITHYELIGSGELDRRPVSLMQCRLETGRTHQIRVHMQHLGFALVGDYVYGKQHLVSVFSRQALQARRLGLVHPGTLEACEWIVPLADDFAQLIATAGIPEPEQV
- the phaC gene encoding class I poly(R)-hydroxyalkanoic acid synthase codes for the protein MMTKEWMAQISNPEQWKTWFNMVPHPQGNPIAGILQDAGASIKPEAIEQLKNAYVAKLTGLWADFMAGKAPELKDRRFAAPAWHASPLSAFNAAAYLLNAEFLSAMADAVEATPHQKQKIAFAVQQIVDAMSPANFLATNPDAQQTLIETKGESLAKGLSNMLADMQKGRISQSDESAFEVGRNVATTPGTVVFENALFQLIQYTPTTATVHQRPLLMVPPCINKFYILDLQPENSLVRYAVEQGNTVFLMSWRNPDMSMQHLTWDDYVEQGVIEAIKVTQDISGQDKLNMFGFCVGGTIVSTALAVLKARGENPAASLTLLTTFLDFCDTGALDVFIDEPQVALREQTLAKGGLMTGRDLGSTFSSLRPNDLVWNYVQSNYLKGKEPPAFDLLYWNGDGTGLPGPMFCWYLRNTYLENSLKVPGKLTVAGEKVDLSSIDAPAFIYGSREDHIVPWGAAYASTALLNPKKPKANRFILGASGHIAGVINPASKKKRSYWSNDQPRTAKAKPLSAEQWMEGATEHVGSWWPEWAAFLAEHGGAQVKAPGKPGNKRHAAIEAAPGRYVKVRAD
- the phaR gene encoding polyhydroxyalkanoate synthesis repressor PhaR, which gives rise to MSSAKKSIDRLIKKYPNRRLYDTQTSSYITLTDVKQLVLDNEVFTVVDAKSNEDLTRSILLQIILEEEANGAPMFSSSVLSQIIRYYGHAMQGMMGSYLEKNVQAFTDIQHKFTGTSAGSFEGKPFSPEMWTQFMNVQGPMMQGMMNNYIDQSKSLFVQMQEQMQNQSKNLFGTFPFVPPVPPTDKK
- the rimO gene encoding 30S ribosomal protein S12 methylthiotransferase RimO, yielding MPGAAPKVGFVSLGCPKALVDSEQILTQLRAEGYETAKSYAGADLVIVNTCGFIDAAVQESLDAIGEALAENGKVIVTGCLGAKKDAAGDDIIMKVHPKVLSVTGPHALAEVMDSVHLHLPKPHAPFLDLVPPQGVKLTPKHYAYLKISEGCNHRCSFCIIPSMRGDLVSRPIGELMMEAENLFKSGVKELLVISQDTSAYGVDVKFRSGFWNGRPVKTHMTQLTEALGELAKSYGAWVRLHYVYPYPHVDQIIPMMSGGHILPYLDIPMQHAHPDVLKRMKRPASGEKNLDRIQAWRAINPDLTIRSTFIAGFPGETEAEFEYLLDFLKEAQIDRLGCFAYSPVEGATANEIANPVPEELREERRGRVMLLQEEISRKRLQAKVGKTVRVLIDEVTRSGGVGRSSADAPEIDGVVYVKPPFEPHRKLAVGQFVDVTITSADAHDLWGAAE
- a CDS encoding outer membrane protein assembly factor BamD, with the translated sequence MQKKLSLVVASVVLLGMSACSLLPEKVDETKNWSVTKLYSEAREEMAGQHYEAAIGLFQKLEANYPFGNYALQAQMEIAYAYYKSGDQAQALAAVERFIKLHPNHANVDYMYYLRGLISFNDQISFLNFLYEQDPTERDPKATREAFAAFKQLVDKFPNSKYAPDSLARMNYLIDAMAKYEVHVARYYYRRGAYLAAANRAQTTISDFSASPAIEEALFIMYRSYDKLGLTDLRDDALRVLTKNYPNTAFLSPEGVNKERKWWKFWQ
- the pgeF gene encoding peptidoglycan editing factor PgeF — its product is MTSPLPCIVPHWPGLPANVGALATVRAGGVSEGPYGDGQGGGGLNLGTHVGDDPVYVAANRARLAAILPAEPAWLSQVHGVAVADAASLHGCVPDADASIAALPGAVCVVMTADCLPVLFCSSDGLVVGAAHAGWRGLANGVLQRTVAAMRAQGATDILAWLGPAIGPQQFEVGQDVLQAFRDGARDDAERQVLSAAFAAIAGRPGKYLADIYALARTLLLRDGVAQVAGGEYCTVSDAAQFYSYRRDGVTGRQASLIWRK